One part of the Anaerolineales bacterium genome encodes these proteins:
- a CDS encoding HDIG domain-containing protein — translation MTTRDEALAIVREHVKNEGLVRHMLSVETAMRHYAKIYGEDAEPWGLAGLLHDFDWEIHPSLEAHPQDGAPILRERGVPEEIVQAVLSHANHSGVPRTTQMQKALYACDELAGLITAVALVRPSRSILDVSVKSIKNKWKDRAFAAGANREEMEDGAGELGLDLWEHAGNVLAAMQANAAELGLVGNPEGGAS, via the coding sequence ATGACCACACGAGACGAAGCCCTTGCCATCGTGCGCGAGCATGTGAAGAACGAAGGGCTGGTGCGCCATATGCTGAGCGTGGAAACCGCAATGCGCCACTACGCCAAGATCTATGGGGAGGATGCAGAGCCATGGGGCCTGGCTGGCCTGCTGCACGACTTTGACTGGGAGATCCACCCCAGCCTGGAGGCGCATCCCCAAGATGGCGCACCTATTTTGAGGGAGCGCGGCGTGCCGGAGGAGATCGTGCAGGCGGTGTTGAGCCACGCCAACCACAGCGGCGTGCCGCGCACCACACAGATGCAAAAGGCGCTGTATGCCTGCGACGAGCTGGCCGGCCTGATCACCGCCGTGGCGCTGGTGCGGCCCTCGCGCTCGATCCTGGATGTGAGCGTTAAATCGATCAAGAACAAATGGAAAGACCGCGCGTTTGCCGCGGGCGCCAACCGCGAGGAGATGGAGGACGGCGCTGGTGAGCTGGGCCTGGATCTGTGGGAGCATGCGGGCAACGTGCTGGCGGCCATGCAGGCCAATGCCGCCGAGCTGGGCCTGGTGGGCAACCCCGAGGGTGGCGCCAGCTAG
- a CDS encoding TIM barrel protein, with protein MAFRFGTVGAPISAPKKPGGSVGAVQHIRALGFGALELGWVQSVRVSEETCAAIRQQAKESDVLLSVHAPYYINLNANFEEWPNARRRLMDAAHYGNLAGATEIIFHPGSYSGKPPEEAMKLAKARLQDCVAELRRNRNPVTLRPETMGKSNQLGTLEENLEMAREIPGVVPCVDFAHLHARAGDGSMNSYDEWMVVLGKYRDALSTDALKNMSCHLSGIAYTPAGEKNHLTIAESDFNLEELFRALKDMDCGGRILSESPILEEDAKLYQQTWERLGGEVIHGQPA; from the coding sequence ATGGCTTTTCGATTTGGAACCGTAGGCGCGCCGATCTCGGCGCCCAAGAAACCCGGCGGCAGCGTGGGCGCCGTCCAGCACATCCGCGCCCTGGGCTTTGGGGCGCTCGAGTTAGGTTGGGTGCAGTCCGTGCGCGTCAGCGAGGAAACCTGTGCCGCCATCCGCCAGCAGGCTAAGGAATCGGATGTGCTGCTCAGCGTGCATGCGCCGTACTATATCAACCTCAACGCCAACTTTGAAGAATGGCCCAATGCGCGCCGCCGTCTGATGGATGCCGCCCACTACGGCAACCTGGCCGGCGCCACCGAGATCATCTTTCATCCCGGCAGCTACAGCGGTAAGCCGCCTGAGGAGGCCATGAAGCTGGCCAAGGCCCGCCTGCAGGATTGTGTGGCCGAGCTGCGCCGCAACAGGAACCCGGTCACCCTGCGCCCCGAGACGATGGGCAAATCTAACCAGCTGGGCACGCTGGAGGAAAACCTGGAGATGGCCCGCGAAATTCCCGGCGTGGTGCCCTGCGTTGATTTTGCCCACCTGCATGCGCGTGCCGGCGACGGCAGCATGAACAGTTACGACGAGTGGATGGTGGTGCTGGGCAAATACCGCGACGCGCTGAGCACAGACGCGCTGAAGAACATGAGCTGCCATCTCTCCGGCATTGCTTACACGCCGGCGGGCGAAAAGAACCACCTCACCATCGCCGAATCTGATTTCAATCTTGAAGAATTGTTCCGCGCCCTCAAAGATATGGATTGTGGCGGGCGTATCCTGAGCGAAAGCCCCATTCTTGAAGAAGACGCCAAACTGTATCAGCAGACCTGGGAACGACTGGGCGGCGAAGTGATCCACGGGCAGCCCGCTTGA